One window of the Syngnathoides biaculeatus isolate LvHL_M chromosome 11, ASM1980259v1, whole genome shotgun sequence genome contains the following:
- the zic3 gene encoding zinc finger protein ZIC 3, with protein MLLDSGPQFASLGVGGFGAPRHHDISNRDASLHGLNPFSESSHSAAFKISPVGHDIASGQSSAFTPQAGGYAAALGHAHGGQVGSYGGGAFNSTRDFLFRNRGVGESAAPSAQHGLFAAASAGSLHGPPGISDNPGHLLFPGLHDQGVSHSSAGGHVVNGQMHLGLRGDIFGRGDPYRPVASPRTDPYGAAAQLHNYNHPINVNMGMNVPSHHGPGAFFRYMRQPIKQELSCKWIDEHQLNRGKKTCDRTFSTMHEMVTHVSMEHVGGPEQSNHICFWEDCPREGKSFKAKYKLVNHIRVHTGEKPFPCPFPGCGKIFARSENLKIHKRTHTGEKPFKCEFDGCDRRFANSSDRKKHMHVHTSDKPYICKVCDKSYTHPSSLRKHMKVHESQGSESSPAASSGYESSTPPVLASASSEDPTKTPPSAVQNTSGHSEGLAPNFNEWYV; from the exons ATGCTTCTCGATAGCGGTCCGCAGTTCGCGTCGCTAGGAGTGGGCGGCTTCGGGGCACCAAGGCACCACGACATCAGCAACAGGGACGCCAGCCTGCACGGACTCAACCCGTTCAGCGAGTCCTCCCACTCGGCGGCGTTCAAAATCAGCCCCGTGGGCCACGACATCGCCTCCGGCCAGTCGTCAGCCTTCACCCCGCAAGCCGGCGGCTATGCCGCGGCCCTGGGCCACGCGCACGGCGGCCAGGTGGGCTCGTACGGCGGCGGGGCGTTCAACTCCACGCGGGACTTTCTGTTCCGGAACCGCGGCGTGGGAGAGTCGGCCGCTCCGAGCGCGCAGCACGGGCTGTTCGCGGCGGCGTCGGCCGGGAGCCTCCACGGGCCGCCGGGGATTTCGGACAACCCGGGACATCTGCTCTTTCCGGGACTGCACGACCAAGGGGTGAGCCACTCGTCGGCCGGCGGACACGTCGTCAACGGCCAGATGCACCTCGGCTTGCGTGGGGACATTTTCGGGCGAGGCGACCCGTACCGGCCGGTGGCCAGTCCCCGCACGGACCCGTACGGCGCGGCGGCGCAGCTGCACAACTACAACCACCCCATCAACGTCAACATGGGCATGAACGTCCCGAGCCACCACGGCCCGGGAGCCTTCTTCAGGTACATGCGGCAGCCTATCAAGCAAGAACTGTCGTGCAAGTGGATAGACGAGCACCAGCTGAACCGGGGCAAAAAGACGTGCGACAGGACGTTCAGCACCATGCACGAAATGGTCACGCACGTGTCCATGGAGCACGTCGGCGGGCCCGAGCAGAGCAACCACATCTGCTTCTGGGAGGACTGCCCCCGGGAGGGCAAGTCCTTCAAGGCCAAGTACAAACTCGTCAACCACATCCGAGTGCACACGGGGGAGAAGCCCTTCCCGTGTCCGTTCCCGGGCTGCGGCAAAATATTCGCCCGCTCGGAGAACTTGAAAATCCACAAACGAACGCACACGG GTGAGAAGCCATTCAAGTGTGAATTCGACGGCTGCGACAGACGCTTCGCCAACAGCAGCGACCGGAAGAAGCACATGCACGTGCACACGTCGGACAAGCCGTACATCTGCAAAGTGTGCGACAAGTCCTACACGCACCCCAGCTCTCTCAGGAAACACATGAAG GTTCACGAGTCCCAAGGGTCGGAATCGTCCCCGGCGGCAAGTTCTGGATACGAGTCGTCCACACCCCCGGTTCTGGCCTCGGCCTCCAGCGAAGACCCCACGAAAACGCCCCCGTCAGCCGTGCAAAACACATCCGGACACAGCGAGGGGCTGGCGCCCAACTTTAACGAATGGTACGTGTGA